Proteins from a genomic interval of Rosa chinensis cultivar Old Blush chromosome 2, RchiOBHm-V2, whole genome shotgun sequence:
- the LOC112184173 gene encoding cyclin-dependent kinase F-3, translating into MSDRGSGTADRAIDNDSCQFVAIKHLTPDSDPWAYVPEVRALTRLEHPNIVSFKGVEYQDDDVFFIFEYMEGSPGDLINERRSRIIPFSEAEIRSLSRQVLQGLEFMHHQRGFMHQDLKPENLLVNKGDIKISNLVTATEIDCGGQAHHHYVTTRWYRAPEMLFRVFVKNESLRPFEYDEKVDIWAMGTIIAELFLLHPLFQGDDSPDQLYRICEVIRAPSRDSRMMPKLGPDNGVGLQALMPYASESAIDLIESLCSWDPSKRPSAKEALQHPFFKRGQNVDAPPGFSYCTHTRNSMVPKMREL; encoded by the exons ATGTCGGATCGTGGAAGCGGAACCGCCGATCGG GCCATCGACAACGACTCCTGTCAGTTTGTGGCAATCAAACATCTGACGCCAGACAGTGATCCGTGGGCATATGTACCGGAAGTCCGTGCTCTCACTAGGTTGGAGCACCCCAATATAGTGAGCTTCAAGGGTGTTGAATACCAAGACGACGACGTCTTCTTTATTTTTGAGTACATGGAAGGTAGCCCTGGTGATCTTATTAATGAGAGGCGGAGCAGGATAATCCCTTTCTCGGAGGCCGAAATCCGATCATTGAGCCGTCAGGTGTTGCAAGGCCTTGAATTCATGCATCACCAACGCGGGTTCATGCACCAGGATCTGAAGCCGGAGAATCTTTTGGTGAACAAGGGCGACATCAAGATTTCGAATCTGGTTACTGCTACAGAGATCGACTGCGGCGGCCAAGCCCATCATCATTACGTCACCACAAGGTGGTACAGAGCCCCCGAGATGCTGTTTCGGGTCTTTGTGAAAAACGAGAGCCTTCGACCTTTTGAGTACGATGAGAAGGTAGACATATGGGCGATGGGGACGATCATCGCAGAGTTGTTTCTCTTGCACCCTCTCTTCCAGGGTGACGATTCGCCAGATCAGCTTTACAGGATATGCGAAGTCATCAGGGCTCCAAGTAGGGATTCACGGATGATGCCTAAACTTGGGCCGGATAATGGTGTGGGTCTTCAAGCATTGATGCCATATGCCAGTGAATCGGCCATCGATCTCATAGAGTCTCTTTGTTCTTGGGACCCTTCGAAAAGGCCTAGTGCTAAGGAAGctctccaacatcccttcttcaaGAGAGGGCAGAATGTTGACGCTCCTCCTGGGTTCTCATATTGCACTCATACAAGGAACAGTATGGTTCCAAAGATGAGAGAGTTATAA